Proteins found in one Serratia plymuthica genomic segment:
- a CDS encoding replication-associated recombination protein A → MSNMSLDFSQNEFQPLAARMRPTTLAQYIGQQHLLAAGKPLPRAIEAGQLHSMILWGPPGTGKTTLAELIGRYGQADVERISAVTSGIKEIREAIERARQNRDAGRRTILFVDEVHRFNKSQQDAFLPHIEDGTITFIGATTENPSFELNSALLSRARVYLLKALTADDISQVLDQAMKDNSRGFGGQNIELPEETRRMLSELVGGDARRALNSLEMMADMAEIDAKGIRVLTPSLLKEVSGERSARFDNKGDRYYDLISALHKSVRGSAPDAALYWYARIITAGGDPLYVARRLLAIASEDVGNADPRGMQVAIAAWDCFTRVGPAEGERAIAQAIVYLACAPKSNAVYTAFKAAMRDAREMADYDVPEHLRNAPTKLMKEMGLGAEYRYAHDEPNAYAAGEDYFPPEMARTRYYHPTARGLEGKIGEKLAWLAEQDQNSPTKRYR, encoded by the coding sequence GTGAGTAATATGTCGCTCGATTTTTCCCAGAACGAGTTCCAGCCGTTGGCCGCGCGGATGCGGCCAACCACGCTGGCGCAGTATATCGGCCAGCAACACCTGCTGGCTGCCGGCAAGCCTTTGCCGCGCGCCATCGAGGCCGGGCAACTGCATTCGATGATTTTGTGGGGGCCGCCGGGCACCGGGAAAACGACGTTGGCAGAGTTGATCGGCCGTTACGGCCAGGCGGACGTCGAGCGGATTTCCGCCGTCACGTCCGGCATCAAAGAGATCCGCGAGGCGATCGAGCGCGCACGTCAGAATCGTGACGCCGGTCGCCGCACTATTTTGTTTGTCGATGAGGTGCACCGCTTCAACAAAAGTCAGCAGGACGCTTTCCTGCCGCATATTGAAGATGGCACCATCACCTTTATCGGCGCGACGACCGAAAACCCGTCTTTTGAGCTCAACTCGGCGCTGCTTTCACGCGCCCGGGTATATTTGTTGAAAGCTTTGACCGCCGACGATATCAGCCAGGTGCTGGATCAGGCGATGAAAGACAATAGCCGGGGGTTCGGCGGCCAGAATATCGAGTTGCCCGAAGAGACGCGCCGCATGCTGTCGGAGTTGGTGGGCGGCGATGCGCGCCGGGCGCTGAACAGCCTGGAGATGATGGCGGATATGGCGGAAATCGACGCCAAAGGTATCCGCGTTTTGACGCCGTCATTGCTAAAAGAGGTCTCCGGAGAACGCAGTGCGCGCTTCGACAATAAAGGCGACCGTTATTACGATTTGATCTCGGCGCTGCATAAATCGGTGCGCGGTTCGGCGCCGGATGCCGCGCTATACTGGTACGCGCGCATTATTACCGCCGGCGGCGATCCGCTGTATGTGGCGCGTCGCCTGTTGGCGATTGCGTCCGAGGATGTTGGCAATGCCGATCCGCGCGGCATGCAGGTGGCGATTGCGGCCTGGGATTGCTTTACCCGCGTCGGCCCGGCGGAGGGCGAACGGGCAATCGCCCAGGCCATCGTTTATCTGGCCTGCGCGCCGAAAAGCAACGCCGTGTACACCGCTTTCAAAGCGGCGATGCGCGACGCCCGAGAGATGGCCGATTACGACGTGCCGGAGCACCTGCGCAACGCGCCGACCAAGCTGATGAAGGAAATGGGCTTAGGCGCGGAGTATCGTTACGCGCACGACGAACCCAATGCTTATGCCGCCGGAGAGGACTATTTCCCGCCTGAAATGGCCAGGACCCGTTACTATCATCCGACCGCACGCGGGCTGGAAGGAAAAATCGGCGAGAAGCTGGCATGGCTGGCTGAGCAGGATCAAAATAGCCCGACAAAACGCTACCGCTAG
- a CDS encoding MFS transporter: MSAYSRPVLLLLCGLLLLTVSIAVLNTLVPLWLTHAQLSTGQVGMVSSSYFTGNLVGTLIAGKLIKRIGFTRSYHLACVVFAVATAGMALSLDFWSWMGWRFFAGIGCAWIWVIVESALLRSGNLSNRGQLLAAYMMVYYLGTVIGQLLLSLVSTELLNVVPWVATIIICAMLPMLFARVNSQHDEPQQAAVWPMLKRRSARLGINGCIISGIVLGSLYGLMPLYLSHQGMSDADVGYWMALLVSSGIVGQWPVGRLADRYGRLLVLRIQVFVVILASVAMLGNYAMAPALFILGCAGFTLYPVAMSWACEKALPHELVAMNQALLMSYTIGSLLGPSMTALLMQNYSDRLLFVMIAAVALVYLMMLLKKTKHHQTPLAAA; encoded by the coding sequence ATGTCCGCATATTCCCGCCCAGTGCTCCTGCTGCTCTGCGGCCTGTTATTGCTCACGGTTTCTATTGCCGTATTGAATACGTTAGTCCCTCTTTGGTTGACTCACGCTCAGTTGTCAACCGGCCAGGTGGGGATGGTGAGTTCTTCTTACTTTACCGGCAACCTGGTGGGCACGCTGATAGCGGGCAAGTTGATCAAACGCATCGGTTTTACCCGCAGCTATCATCTTGCCTGCGTGGTGTTTGCCGTCGCGACGGCCGGTATGGCGCTGTCGCTCGATTTTTGGAGCTGGATGGGCTGGCGTTTCTTTGCCGGCATTGGCTGCGCCTGGATTTGGGTGATCGTTGAAAGCGCCTTGCTGCGCAGCGGTAACCTGTCCAACCGCGGGCAACTGTTGGCGGCCTATATGATGGTTTACTATCTTGGCACCGTGATCGGCCAACTGCTGCTGAGCCTGGTATCGACCGAATTGCTGAACGTAGTGCCGTGGGTGGCCACCATCATCATCTGCGCCATGCTGCCCATGCTGTTTGCGCGGGTTAACAGCCAGCATGACGAACCGCAGCAGGCGGCGGTATGGCCAATGCTGAAACGCCGCAGCGCGCGGCTGGGCATCAATGGTTGCATTATCTCCGGTATTGTTCTGGGTTCACTGTATGGCCTGATGCCGCTGTATTTATCCCATCAGGGTATGAGCGACGCCGACGTCGGTTACTGGATGGCGCTGCTGGTCAGCTCCGGTATTGTCGGGCAGTGGCCGGTAGGGCGCCTGGCCGATCGCTATGGCCGCCTGTTGGTGCTGCGCATTCAGGTATTTGTGGTGATCCTCGCCAGTGTGGCGATGCTCGGCAACTATGCCATGGCGCCGGCGCTGTTTATTCTCGGCTGTGCCGGTTTCACGTTGTACCCGGTGGCGATGTCCTGGGCCTGCGAGAAAGCGCTGCCGCATGAGTTGGTGGCGATGAATCAGGCACTGCTGATGAGCTACACCATCGGCAGCCTGCTTGGCCCATCGATGACGGCCTTGTTGATGCAGAATTATTCCGACCGTCTGCTGTTTGTGATGATTGCTGCCGTTGCGCTGGTGTACCTGATGATGTTGCTGAAAAAAACAAAGCATCACCAGACTCCATTGGCTGCCGCCTGA
- the pflA gene encoding pyruvate formate lyase 1-activating protein, protein MSVKGRIHSFESCGTVDGPGIRFIVFFQGCLMRCLYCHNRDTWDTHGGKEVTVEELMKDTVAYRHFMNASGGGVTASGGEAILQAEFVRDWFRACQQEGINTCLDTNGFVRRYDPVIDELLDATDLVMLDLKQMNDDIHQNLVGVSNHRTLDFARYLAKRNQRTWIRYVVVPGWSDDDESTHMLGEFTKDMTNIEKIELLPYHELGKHKWVAMGEEYKLDGVHPPKADTMDRVKGILESYGHKVIY, encoded by the coding sequence ATGTCAGTGAAAGGCCGTATCCACTCCTTCGAATCCTGTGGCACCGTTGACGGTCCCGGGATCCGCTTTATCGTTTTCTTCCAGGGTTGCCTGATGCGCTGCCTGTATTGCCATAACCGCGACACCTGGGACACCCATGGCGGCAAAGAAGTCACCGTAGAAGAGCTGATGAAAGACACCGTCGCTTACCGGCACTTTATGAACGCTTCCGGCGGCGGCGTGACGGCCTCCGGCGGCGAAGCCATTTTGCAGGCCGAGTTTGTGCGTGACTGGTTCCGTGCCTGCCAGCAGGAAGGCATCAATACCTGCCTGGATACCAACGGTTTTGTACGGCGTTACGATCCGGTGATCGACGAGTTGCTGGACGCCACCGATCTGGTGATGCTGGATCTGAAACAGATGAACGACGACATCCATCAGAACCTGGTCGGCGTCTCCAACCACCGCACGCTGGACTTCGCCCGCTATCTGGCGAAGCGCAATCAGCGCACCTGGATCCGTTATGTAGTGGTGCCCGGCTGGTCCGACGATGACGAATCAACCCACATGCTGGGTGAGTTCACCAAAGACATGACCAACATCGAGAAAATCGAACTGCTGCCCTATCACGAACTCGGCAAGCACAAATGGGTGGCGATGGGGGAAGAGTACAAGCTGGACGGCGTCCATCCACCAAAAGCGGACACGATGGATCGCGTTAAAGGCATTCTGGAAAGCTACGGCCATAAAGTGATTTATTGA
- the serS gene encoding serine--tRNA ligase: MLDPNLLRNELDAVAVKLARRGFKLDLDLLRSQEERRKVLQVETETLQAERNSRSKSIGAAKARGEDIEPLRREVNELGDKLDAAKAALDTLQAEIRDYALTLPNLPDDAVPNGKDDSENQEVCRWGEPRQYDFQVRDHVDLGEMAGGLDFAAAVKLTGSRFVVMKGQIARMHRALSQFMLDLHTEQHGYLEAYVPYLVNHATLYGTGQLPKFGDDLFHTKPLEEESDSSNYALIPTAEVPLTNLVRDEILEEESLPLKMTAHTPCFRAEAGSYGRDTRGLIRMHQFDKVEMVQIVRPEDSMAALEELTGHAEKVLQLLNLPYRKVLLCTGDMGFGACKTYDLEVWLPAQDTYREISSCSNMWDFQARRMQARCRSKTEKKPRLVHTLNGSGLAVGRTLVAVLENYQQADGRIQVPEVLRPYMNGLEYIG, translated from the coding sequence ATGCTCGATCCCAATCTGCTGCGTAATGAGCTAGACGCAGTCGCCGTCAAACTGGCTCGCCGAGGCTTTAAACTCGATCTGGATCTGCTGCGTTCGCAAGAAGAGCGCCGCAAAGTTCTGCAGGTAGAAACCGAAACGCTGCAGGCGGAACGTAACTCCCGATCGAAATCCATCGGCGCGGCTAAAGCACGTGGGGAAGACATTGAGCCGCTGCGTCGCGAAGTGAACGAACTGGGTGACAAGCTGGATGCTGCCAAGGCCGCATTGGATACCTTGCAGGCCGAAATCCGCGATTACGCCCTGACGTTGCCGAACCTGCCTGACGATGCCGTGCCGAACGGTAAAGATGACAGCGAGAACCAGGAAGTGTGCCGCTGGGGCGAACCGCGCCAGTACGATTTCCAGGTGCGCGATCACGTTGATCTGGGCGAAATGGCCGGTGGGTTGGATTTCGCTGCGGCGGTAAAATTGACCGGTTCGCGCTTTGTGGTGATGAAAGGGCAGATCGCCCGCATGCACCGTGCTCTGTCGCAGTTCATGCTGGATCTGCATACGGAACAGCACGGTTATCTGGAAGCCTACGTACCTTACCTGGTCAACCACGCCACGCTGTATGGCACCGGTCAGTTGCCGAAGTTTGGCGATGATCTGTTCCACACCAAACCCTTGGAAGAAGAATCAGACAGCAGCAACTATGCGCTGATCCCAACGGCGGAAGTGCCCTTGACCAACCTGGTGCGCGACGAGATCCTGGAAGAGGAATCTTTGCCGCTGAAGATGACCGCGCACACGCCATGTTTCCGTGCGGAAGCCGGTTCGTATGGGCGTGACACCCGTGGTTTGATCCGCATGCACCAGTTCGACAAGGTCGAGATGGTACAGATCGTTCGCCCGGAAGATTCCATGGCGGCGCTTGAAGAACTGACCGGCCATGCGGAGAAAGTGCTGCAACTGCTGAATCTGCCATACCGTAAAGTCTTGCTGTGTACCGGTGACATGGGCTTCGGTGCCTGCAAAACCTACGATCTGGAAGTGTGGTTGCCGGCTCAGGATACCTACCGTGAAATCTCTTCCTGTTCAAACATGTGGGATTTCCAGGCGCGCCGCATGCAGGCACGCTGCCGCAGCAAAACCGAGAAAAAGCCGCGTTTGGTGCACACGCTGAACGGTTCCGGTCTGGCTGTGGGGCGTACGCTGGTAGCCGTGCTGGAAAACTATCAGCAGGCCGATGGCCGCATTCAGGTGCCGGAAGTACTGCGCCCTTACATGAATGGTCTGGAATATATCGGCTGA
- a CDS encoding DUF1801 domain-containing protein — translation MKQTIDNAVGTLLADIGSTHGELLDVVQRVRQVVTATGGGVSESVKYGGIMFAHRAFFCGVFAYSSHVTVEFGRGYLLEDHQRMLEGSGKYRRHIKLYSVADVETKHLASYVRQAYELEPPR, via the coding sequence ATGAAACAGACTATCGATAATGCCGTAGGCACATTGCTGGCGGATATAGGCAGCACCCATGGCGAACTTCTGGACGTAGTGCAACGGGTTCGCCAGGTGGTCACGGCAACCGGTGGTGGCGTCAGTGAATCGGTAAAATATGGCGGCATCATGTTTGCCCATAGGGCATTTTTCTGCGGCGTGTTCGCCTACAGCAGCCATGTAACGGTTGAGTTTGGCCGGGGCTATTTACTCGAAGACCACCAGCGGATGCTGGAGGGTAGCGGTAAGTATCGCCGGCATATCAAGCTTTATTCGGTTGCCGATGTCGAGACAAAACACCTGGCGAGCTACGTCAGGCAGGCCTATGAGCTGGAACCTCCACGCTGA
- a CDS encoding DNA translocase FtsK 4TM domain-containing protein, producing the protein MSQEYTEDKEVTLKKLSSGRRLLEAVLIVVAIFAIYLMAALVSFNPSDPSWSQTAWHEPIHNLGGGVGAWMADTLFFTFGVLAYAIPPIMLVLCWAAYRQRDSGDYIDYFALSLRLIGTLALVLTSCGLAALNVDDLYYFASGGVIGSLLSNAMLPWFNGIGATLTLLCVWAAGLTLFTGWSWLVIAERIGGVVLGTATFMTNRSRRDERYHDDDDRYVDDEPQQAGKGAAVAVAASAAAANAAEDDVLFSAPSVTDAAKAAADEADDPLLNGLRANDDADAAPVAPAAVSTPATPAPAPIAAPVAAPAVTAAPAAPASVNQHPMSAAAENTAPPLYSFEIPEETPAPKMTRQADPYRDDDEPRLGNWDAPAVSQPRDRSPFDFSAAQRDSVDVGTSTGFSAAEPDMTPFGSVKPQAEAAAAAAVGAVAANTFMPAFTATSDGNSQVKQGIGPELPRPNPVRIPTRRELASYGIKLPSQRVAEQEQRPRDDQPLQTAESHQQDEEALQEAALRQAFAEQQSQRYGEEYPQDNQDDEQALQEAALRQAFAEQQQARYGQQEPVQSAPIANPVDTRNAFSFSPMDDLVDDSPSEPLFTLSPQLEERIEQQSEREDDVPFGQFEPAAPAYSPQSQVPAAQPYQPAEPAYRQPAQPAYQQPPQQQPVAQQPSAYQQPVAQPTPAAPQQPAMDSLIHPFLMRNDQPLQKPTTPLPTLDLLTEAPKEVEPVDSFALEQKARLVEASLADYRVKADVVDILPGPVITRFELDLAPGVKAARISNLSRDLARSLSTSAVRVVEVIPGKPYVGLELPNVKRQTVYLREVLDCPAFRDNPSPLAIVLGKDISGEPVVADLAKMPHLLVAGTTGSGKSVGVNAMILSILYKATPKEVRFIMIDPKMLELSVYEGIPHLLTDVVTDMKDAANALRWCVAEMERRYKLMSALGVRNLAGYNERVDQAEAMGRPIPDPFWKPSDSMDITPPVLEKEPYIVVMVDEFADLIMTVGKKVEELIARLAQKARAAGIHLVLATQRPSVDVITGLIKANIPTRIAFTVSSKIDSRTILDQGGAESLLGMGDMLYLAPNSSIPVRVHGAFVRDQEVHAVVKDWKARERPQYKEGILSAGDDGEGGAGGGLEGDEELDPLFDQAVEFVVDKRRASISGVQRQFRIGYNRAARIIEQMEAQGIVSEQGHNGNREVLAPPRHD; encoded by the coding sequence TTGAGCCAGGAATATACAGAAGATAAAGAAGTTACCCTGAAAAAACTCAGCAGTGGCCGCCGTTTGCTTGAGGCTGTGTTGATCGTGGTAGCGATTTTTGCCATTTACCTCATGGCTGCCTTGGTCAGTTTCAATCCGTCTGACCCAAGCTGGTCGCAGACCGCGTGGCATGAGCCGATTCATAACCTGGGTGGTGGCGTCGGAGCCTGGATGGCCGACACACTGTTCTTCACTTTCGGGGTACTCGCTTACGCGATACCGCCGATCATGCTGGTTTTGTGCTGGGCGGCCTACCGTCAGCGCGACAGCGGCGATTACATCGACTATTTTGCGCTCTCGCTGCGCCTTATCGGCACGCTGGCGCTGGTGCTCACTTCGTGTGGCCTGGCGGCACTGAATGTCGACGATCTCTATTACTTCGCTTCCGGCGGCGTCATCGGCAGCTTGTTGAGCAACGCCATGCTGCCGTGGTTCAACGGTATTGGCGCAACGCTGACATTGTTGTGCGTATGGGCTGCAGGACTCACGCTGTTTACCGGCTGGTCCTGGCTGGTTATCGCCGAGAGAATCGGCGGCGTGGTGCTGGGTACGGCCACCTTCATGACCAACCGTTCACGTCGTGATGAGCGTTACCACGACGATGACGATCGTTACGTCGATGATGAACCGCAGCAGGCAGGGAAGGGCGCAGCGGTTGCTGTAGCCGCTTCTGCGGCAGCGGCCAACGCGGCGGAAGACGACGTGCTATTCTCAGCACCTTCGGTAACGGATGCCGCCAAAGCAGCGGCAGACGAGGCTGACGATCCTCTGCTCAACGGCTTGCGGGCTAACGACGATGCCGATGCGGCACCTGTCGCGCCGGCGGCCGTCAGCACGCCGGCAACGCCTGCTCCAGCGCCGATAGCGGCTCCGGTGGCGGCTCCTGCGGTAACGGCAGCGCCGGCGGCTCCAGCCTCGGTGAACCAACATCCGATGAGCGCTGCGGCGGAAAACACGGCGCCACCGCTGTATTCGTTTGAAATTCCTGAAGAGACGCCGGCGCCGAAAATGACGCGCCAGGCCGATCCTTACCGGGACGATGACGAACCCCGTTTGGGCAATTGGGACGCACCGGCCGTATCTCAGCCGCGCGATCGCTCTCCGTTTGATTTCTCTGCGGCTCAGCGCGACAGCGTTGACGTTGGCACGTCGACGGGTTTCAGTGCCGCTGAACCTGACATGACGCCATTTGGCAGCGTGAAACCGCAGGCGGAAGCCGCTGCTGCGGCTGCTGTCGGTGCCGTTGCCGCCAATACCTTTATGCCGGCCTTTACGGCCACCAGCGACGGCAACTCGCAGGTGAAACAGGGCATCGGCCCTGAATTGCCGCGGCCGAATCCGGTGCGTATTCCTACCCGGCGCGAGCTGGCTTCTTACGGCATCAAGCTGCCTTCGCAGCGCGTAGCCGAGCAGGAACAGCGTCCCCGCGACGATCAACCGCTGCAAACCGCGGAAAGCCATCAGCAAGATGAAGAAGCCTTGCAGGAAGCGGCGCTGCGTCAGGCGTTTGCCGAACAGCAAAGCCAGCGTTACGGCGAAGAGTATCCGCAGGATAATCAGGATGATGAACAGGCCCTGCAGGAAGCGGCGTTGCGTCAGGCGTTTGCCGAGCAACAGCAGGCTCGCTATGGCCAGCAGGAACCTGTGCAATCGGCGCCGATCGCCAATCCGGTAGATACCCGCAACGCGTTCAGCTTCTCGCCGATGGATGATTTGGTCGACGATAGCCCGAGTGAACCCTTGTTCACACTGTCGCCGCAGCTCGAAGAACGTATCGAGCAGCAAAGCGAACGTGAAGACGATGTCCCCTTTGGCCAGTTTGAGCCTGCTGCACCGGCTTATTCGCCGCAGTCTCAGGTTCCGGCGGCGCAGCCATACCAGCCGGCCGAACCTGCTTATCGGCAGCCCGCTCAGCCGGCTTATCAGCAGCCACCTCAGCAGCAGCCGGTAGCGCAGCAACCGTCAGCCTATCAGCAACCTGTGGCGCAACCGACGCCGGCCGCACCGCAGCAGCCGGCAATGGACAGCCTGATCCACCCGTTCCTGATGCGTAACGATCAACCGCTGCAAAAACCGACCACGCCGTTGCCGACGCTGGATCTGCTGACCGAAGCCCCGAAAGAGGTGGAGCCGGTGGACTCCTTCGCGCTGGAGCAAAAGGCGCGTTTGGTGGAAGCGAGTTTGGCCGACTACCGGGTGAAAGCCGACGTAGTGGATATTTTACCTGGCCCGGTTATTACCCGCTTTGAGCTGGACCTGGCGCCGGGGGTCAAGGCCGCGCGTATTTCCAACCTGTCGCGCGATCTGGCCCGCTCGCTGTCAACCTCGGCGGTGCGTGTGGTAGAGGTCATCCCCGGCAAGCCTTATGTCGGGCTGGAGCTGCCTAACGTTAAACGTCAGACGGTTTATCTGCGCGAAGTGCTGGATTGCCCAGCGTTCCGCGACAATCCGTCGCCGCTGGCGATCGTTCTGGGTAAAGACATTTCCGGTGAGCCGGTGGTGGCCGATTTGGCTAAAATGCCGCACCTGCTGGTGGCGGGTACCACGGGTTCCGGTAAGTCGGTTGGGGTCAATGCCATGATCCTGAGCATCTTGTATAAGGCCACGCCGAAAGAAGTGCGCTTTATCATGATTGACCCGAAAATGCTGGAACTGTCGGTTTACGAAGGCATTCCGCACCTGTTGACGGACGTTGTGACCGATATGAAAGACGCCGCCAACGCCCTGCGTTGGTGTGTCGCCGAGATGGAGCGCCGCTACAAGCTGATGTCTGCACTCGGCGTGCGTAACCTGGCCGGTTATAACGAACGCGTCGATCAGGCTGAAGCGATGGGGCGTCCGATCCCGGATCCTTTCTGGAAGCCGAGCGACAGCATGGACATTACGCCGCCTGTGTTGGAGAAAGAGCCTTACATCGTGGTGATGGTGGACGAATTCGCCGACCTGATCATGACGGTGGGCAAGAAGGTTGAGGAACTGATCGCTCGTCTGGCGCAGAAAGCGCGTGCCGCGGGGATCCACCTGGTGCTGGCGACCCAGCGTCCGTCGGTGGATGTGATCACCGGCCTGATCAAGGCCAACATCCCAACCCGTATCGCCTTTACCGTATCCAGCAAGATTGACTCGCGCACTATCCTCGATCAGGGCGGTGCCGAATCTCTGTTGGGGATGGGTGACATGCTGTATCTGGCGCCTAACTCCTCCATTCCTGTACGTGTGCATGGTGCATTTGTGCGCGATCAGGAAGTGCATGCGGTGGTCAAGGATTGGAAAGCGCGTGAGCGGCCTCAATATAAAGAGGGTATCCTCAGCGCCGGTGACGACGGTGAGGGTGGCGCCGGCGGCGGCCTGGAAGGTGACGAAGAGCTGGATCCGCTGTTTGATCAGGCGGTGGAGTTTGTGGTGGATAAACGCCGCGCTTCTATCTCCGGCGTGCAGCGTCAGTTCCGCATCGGCTATAACCGCGCTGCGCGCATCATCGAACAGATGGAGGCGCAGGGCATTGTCAGCGAGCAGGGGCATAACGGCAACCGCGAGGTATTGGCTCCGCCACGGCATGACTGA
- the lolA gene encoding outer membrane lipoprotein chaperone LolA: MKKLLIACCLLSGFASTSVLADAAQDLQSRLAKVNSFHASFSQTVTSSDGAAVQQGEGELWVKRPNLFNWHMTSPDESVLVSDGQTLWFYNPFVEQVTATWLKNATGNTPFMLITRNDANDWKQYNVKQKGDDFELTPKSSSGNLKQFAITVTNSGTIRSFAAVEQDGQRSSYALKSQQNTSVDAAKFKFTPPKGVTLDDQRQ; the protein is encoded by the coding sequence ATGAAAAAACTGTTGATTGCCTGTTGTCTGCTTTCGGGATTCGCTTCCACCTCTGTGCTGGCCGATGCCGCACAGGATCTGCAAAGTCGTCTGGCGAAAGTGAACAGTTTCCATGCCAGTTTCTCCCAGACCGTGACCAGCAGCGATGGTGCTGCGGTACAGCAGGGCGAAGGTGAACTGTGGGTGAAACGCCCAAATCTGTTTAACTGGCACATGACCTCACCTGACGAGAGCGTGTTGGTATCGGATGGCCAAACCCTGTGGTTCTATAACCCCTTTGTTGAGCAGGTCACTGCTACCTGGCTGAAAAATGCCACCGGCAACACGCCGTTTATGCTGATCACCCGCAACGATGCCAATGACTGGAAACAGTATAATGTGAAGCAGAAAGGCGATGATTTTGAGCTGACGCCAAAATCCAGCAGCGGCAACCTGAAACAGTTCGCCATCACCGTAACCAACAGCGGTACTATCCGCAGTTTTGCCGCGGTTGAGCAAGACGGCCAGCGCAGCTCTTACGCGCTGAAAAGCCAACAAAATACCTCTGTTGACGCCGCCAAATTCAAATTTACCCCGCCGAAGGGGGTGACGCTGGACGACCAGCGCCAGTGA